The following are encoded in a window of Paraburkholderia sp. HP33-1 genomic DNA:
- a CDS encoding SOS response-associated peptidase family protein — translation MCYSAQILADYRRYVRMFGAQMSIHEFARLFFERAQDSQARIPKAMEDAFSEPQSDAEREVWALIERFRSQQTVKLEQELFKQRTRFADAERSLQTKVTKAASESKRIAQDKIERTLERLEDLGRTDPKAADSRIFPGYYAPVMVMENGQRVVKPMRYQCRLAGKPASYDTRYPGTYNARRDSLEGFWKALFGHSHGLVLASAFYENVSRARMEGRELAPGEKDENVRLEFRPNPPHDMLVACLWSHWSGKGEPDLLSFAAITDEPPPEVAAAGHDRCIIPIKPEHIDAWLNPDPRDLGALYAILDDRDRPFYEHRIAA, via the coding sequence ATGTGCTATTCGGCTCAGATTCTGGCGGACTACCGCCGCTATGTCCGCATGTTCGGCGCGCAGATGAGCATTCATGAATTCGCGCGTCTTTTCTTCGAACGTGCGCAGGACAGTCAGGCCAGAATTCCCAAGGCGATGGAAGACGCCTTCTCGGAACCGCAGTCCGACGCGGAACGGGAAGTCTGGGCGCTAATCGAGCGCTTCAGATCGCAGCAAACGGTGAAGCTCGAACAGGAACTGTTCAAACAGCGCACCCGCTTCGCCGATGCCGAGCGCTCTCTGCAGACCAAAGTCACCAAGGCGGCCAGCGAGAGCAAGCGGATCGCGCAAGACAAGATCGAGCGCACGCTCGAGCGGCTCGAAGACCTCGGGCGAACCGATCCGAAAGCCGCCGACTCGCGCATCTTCCCGGGCTACTACGCGCCTGTGATGGTGATGGAAAACGGCCAGCGTGTCGTCAAGCCGATGCGCTATCAGTGCCGCCTTGCCGGCAAGCCCGCATCGTACGACACCCGCTATCCCGGCACGTATAACGCTCGCCGGGACAGTCTCGAAGGTTTCTGGAAAGCGCTATTCGGCCATTCGCATGGACTCGTTCTGGCCAGCGCTTTCTATGAGAACGTGTCGCGCGCGCGGATGGAAGGCCGTGAGCTGGCGCCCGGCGAGAAGGATGAAAACGTCCGCCTGGAATTCAGGCCTAACCCGCCTCACGACATGCTGGTCGCGTGCTTATGGTCCCATTGGAGCGGCAAAGGCGAGCCGGATTTATTGTCCTTCGCGGCGATCACCGACGAGCCGCCACCCGAGGTTGCCGCCGCGGGGCATGATCGCTGCATCATTCCGATCAAGCCTGAGCATATCGACGCGTGGTTGAATCCCGATCCGCGCGATCTGGGCGCACTGTACGCGATTCTCGACGATCGGGACCGGCCGTTTTACGAGCATCGGATCGCGGCGTGA
- a CDS encoding error-prone DNA polymerase has protein sequence MDTPFTMLPAYAELFCFSNFTFLRGASHAEELAGRAAQLGYSALAITDECSLAGVVRAHVAAKEAKLPFIVGAYFRLVNADGSPAFGLILLARNRNGYGNLSELITLARMRAPKGEYRLTPQDLSRPEKDYRHLLGMPDCIAILVPDFPASEDALDAQVEWLDATFTGRAWVGLVLHQRAMDDMHRGAVEFVARSRDVPVVALGEVVMHVRSRKPLQDTMTAIRVGKPVHECGYELAPNAEQHLRSRLRLANLYPQDALAATLDITSRCTFSLDELRYEYPDELVPAGHTPASYLRQETYIGAQRRFPAGIPHHVQQQIEHELELIADLQYEPYFLTVYDIVRFARSQHILCQGRGSAANSAVCYCLGVTEVDPARGNMLFERFISKERGEPPDIDVDFEHQRREEVIQYIYRKYGRDRAAIAAAVSTYRPRGALRETGKALGVDPQIVDAVAKSHHWFDTSQGLLARFAESGLDPDKPLIQAWAKLASQLLNFPRHLSQHSGGFVISRGKLTRLVPVENAAMVDRSVIEWDKDDLESLGLLKVDVLALGMLSAIRRTLDLVSEQRGERFEMQDIPAEDEATYAMISAADTVGVFQIESRAQMSMLPRMQPREFYDLVIEVAIVRPGPIQGGAVHPYLQRRQGFEPVTYPSDALKTALGRTLGVPIFQEQVMQVAILAAGFTAGEADQLRRAMAAWKRKGGLEKYYDRIVLGMQERGYDRAFAEAIFEQIKGFGEYGFPESHAASFALLVYASSWLKCHEPEAFLAAMLNSQPMGFYSPSQLVQDAQRHGVQVLPVDVTISGWDSSLEPVAGATRPAVRLGLSLLRGMKDGAAERIENARAVRAFASVNDLARRAQLDRKDLHALAQANALASLAGNRREALWQSVAAVPDKDLLAAAATQDETPELGAPSEANDIVADYRSLGLTLNRHPLELLRPQLLANRLMPASTLRTYRDGRLARGCGLVTVRQRPGTAKGVVFVTLEDETGNVNVIIWPSLLEKQRKEALGAALLAVYGTWQCQGEVRHLVAQRLVDMSHLLGELQTTSRDFC, from the coding sequence ATGGACACCCCCTTCACGATGCTGCCGGCGTATGCCGAGCTGTTCTGCTTTTCCAACTTCACGTTTCTGCGGGGCGCGTCGCACGCTGAAGAACTGGCCGGGCGTGCCGCGCAACTCGGCTACTCCGCGCTCGCGATCACCGACGAGTGTTCGCTCGCGGGTGTCGTGCGCGCGCATGTCGCGGCGAAGGAAGCGAAGCTGCCGTTTATCGTCGGCGCGTATTTCCGGCTCGTCAACGCCGATGGTTCACCGGCGTTCGGCCTGATCCTGCTCGCCCGCAACCGCAACGGCTACGGCAATCTGTCCGAGCTCATCACGCTTGCGCGCATGCGCGCGCCCAAGGGCGAATACCGGCTCACGCCGCAGGATCTGTCGCGGCCGGAGAAGGACTATCGCCATCTGCTCGGCATGCCCGACTGCATCGCGATTCTCGTGCCGGATTTCCCGGCCAGCGAAGACGCGCTCGACGCGCAGGTCGAATGGCTCGACGCAACGTTCACCGGCCGCGCATGGGTCGGCCTCGTGCTCCATCAACGCGCGATGGACGACATGCATCGCGGCGCGGTCGAGTTCGTCGCGCGCAGTCGTGACGTACCGGTGGTCGCGCTCGGCGAAGTCGTGATGCACGTGCGCTCGCGCAAGCCGCTGCAGGACACGATGACCGCGATCCGGGTCGGCAAACCGGTCCATGAGTGCGGTTATGAGCTCGCGCCGAACGCCGAGCAGCATCTGCGCTCGCGGTTGCGGCTCGCCAACCTGTACCCGCAAGACGCGCTGGCCGCGACGCTCGACATCACGAGCCGTTGCACGTTTTCGCTCGACGAGCTGCGCTACGAGTATCCGGACGAGCTGGTACCGGCCGGCCATACGCCGGCCTCGTATCTTCGCCAGGAGACCTACATCGGCGCGCAGCGGCGGTTTCCGGCGGGGATTCCGCATCACGTGCAGCAGCAGATCGAGCACGAACTCGAACTGATCGCGGACCTGCAGTACGAGCCGTATTTCCTGACCGTCTATGACATCGTCCGCTTCGCGCGCAGCCAGCACATTCTGTGTCAGGGGCGCGGGTCGGCGGCGAACTCGGCGGTTTGCTACTGCCTCGGCGTGACCGAAGTGGACCCCGCGCGCGGCAACATGCTGTTCGAGCGCTTCATCAGCAAGGAGCGCGGCGAGCCGCCCGATATCGACGTCGACTTCGAGCACCAGCGGCGCGAAGAAGTGATCCAGTACATCTACCGCAAGTACGGCCGCGACCGGGCGGCGATCGCGGCGGCGGTGTCGACCTATCGTCCGCGCGGGGCGCTGCGCGAAACCGGCAAGGCGCTCGGCGTCGATCCGCAGATCGTCGATGCGGTCGCGAAGTCGCATCACTGGTTCGATACCAGCCAGGGGCTGCTCGCGCGCTTCGCGGAATCCGGCCTCGATCCGGACAAGCCCCTGATTCAGGCATGGGCGAAGCTCGCCTCGCAACTGCTGAATTTTCCGCGCCACCTGTCGCAGCATTCGGGCGGCTTCGTGATCAGCCGCGGCAAGCTCACGCGGCTCGTGCCGGTGGAAAACGCGGCGATGGTGGACCGCTCGGTGATCGAGTGGGACAAGGACGATCTCGAATCATTAGGCTTACTGAAGGTCGACGTGCTCGCGCTCGGCATGCTGTCGGCGATCCGGCGCACGCTCGACCTCGTTTCGGAACAGCGCGGAGAACGCTTCGAAATGCAGGACATCCCCGCCGAGGACGAGGCGACCTACGCGATGATTTCGGCCGCCGATACAGTCGGCGTGTTCCAGATCGAATCGCGCGCGCAGATGAGCATGCTGCCGCGCATGCAGCCGCGCGAGTTCTACGACCTCGTCATCGAAGTCGCGATCGTGCGGCCGGGTCCGATTCAGGGTGGCGCCGTGCATCCGTACCTGCAGCGCCGCCAGGGCTTCGAGCCCGTGACCTATCCGAGCGACGCCTTGAAGACCGCTCTGGGCCGCACGCTCGGCGTGCCGATCTTCCAGGAGCAGGTGATGCAGGTGGCGATTCTCGCGGCCGGCTTCACGGCCGGCGAAGCCGACCAGTTGCGGCGCGCGATGGCCGCCTGGAAACGCAAGGGCGGCCTCGAAAAATACTACGACCGCATCGTGCTCGGCATGCAGGAGCGCGGCTACGACCGGGCCTTCGCGGAGGCGATCTTCGAACAGATCAAGGGCTTCGGCGAATATGGCTTCCCCGAAAGTCACGCGGCCAGTTTCGCGCTGCTCGTCTATGCGAGCAGCTGGCTCAAGTGCCACGAGCCCGAGGCCTTTCTCGCCGCGATGCTGAACAGCCAGCCGATGGGCTTCTATTCGCCGTCGCAACTGGTTCAGGATGCGCAGCGGCATGGCGTCCAGGTATTGCCGGTCGATGTGACGATCAGCGGTTGGGATTCATCGCTCGAACCCGTTGCGGGCGCGACGCGCCCTGCCGTGCGGCTCGGTCTTTCGCTGCTGCGCGGCATGAAGGACGGCGCCGCCGAACGGATCGAGAACGCGCGCGCCGTTCGTGCGTTCGCGAGCGTCAACGATCTCGCGCGCCGCGCGCAGCTCGACCGCAAGGACCTGCATGCGCTCGCGCAGGCGAATGCGTTGGCATCGCTCGCGGGAAACCGCCGCGAAGCGCTGTGGCAGTCGGTCGCCGCGGTGCCGGACAAGGATCTGCTCGCGGCCGCGGCGACTCAGGACGAAACACCCGAGCTCGGCGCACCGAGCGAAGCGAACGACATCGTGGCGGACTATCGCTCGCTCGGCCTGACGCTCAACCGCCATCCGCTGGAACTGCTCAGGCCGCAGTTGCTCGCGAACCGGCTGATGCCGGCCTCGACGCTGCGGACCTATCGCGACGGCCGCCTCGCGCGCGGCTGTGGACTGGTGACGGTCCGTCAGCGTCCCGGCACGGCCAAGGGCGTCGTGTTCGTCACGCTCGAAGACGAGACGGGCAACGTCAATGTGATCATCTGGCCGAGCCTCCTTGAAAAGCAACGCAAAGAGGCGTTGGGCGCCGCGCTGCTCGCCGTGTACGGTACATGGCAGTGTCAGGGAGAAGTACGGCACCTCGTGGCGCAGCGCCTCGTCGACATGTCTCATCTGCTGGGCGAGTTGCAGACGACGAGCAGAGACTTCTGCTGA
- a CDS encoding Y-family DNA polymerase gives MRVFLAVHLPKLPLEVFRPKWSPEPAHGCAVLEKDKVVMADPTARSAGVRPGMKRGGVLTLSPETEMFERDSGREAAAHREVGVALMRFSPEVALLDEATVIVEIGASLRLFGGLLVLCRDAKAILAALGFTARISAAPTGQGAWLLAKYGNRRVLKLASLEQRLSALPMLAVPEVRPFADWFTGLGCECIADLRRLPRAGLQRRCGEHLLDSLDRAFGSAPELFDWLELPPTFSARIEMPDRLEHADGAVFGAQRLVVQLCGWLCAKQLAVTGIRLSLEHERGRAAIEPTTIDVALGEPSWREEHLMRLLKERLHRIELSAPVIALRLDASNVESAAPASDSLFPEPGGSKEDHERLLELLVARLGEENVLKPAPSADHRPEIANRWLPVAQPIKPGPLPQNLPRPTWMLDTPVRLLMRQHRPFYGSPLRMVSPGERIESGWFDGELVTRDYFVAQADDQSCYWIYRERVSSRDAEEEQRWFLHGLFG, from the coding sequence ATGCGCGTCTTTCTCGCCGTTCATCTGCCAAAGTTGCCGCTCGAGGTCTTCAGGCCGAAGTGGTCGCCTGAGCCCGCGCATGGCTGCGCGGTGCTGGAGAAAGACAAGGTGGTCATGGCCGACCCCACCGCGCGCTCGGCGGGCGTGCGCCCCGGCATGAAGCGCGGGGGCGTGCTGACGTTGTCACCGGAAACGGAGATGTTCGAGCGCGATAGCGGCCGCGAGGCGGCTGCCCATCGCGAGGTGGGTGTCGCGCTGATGCGCTTCTCGCCTGAAGTCGCGCTGCTCGACGAAGCGACGGTCATCGTCGAGATCGGCGCGAGTCTGCGGCTTTTCGGCGGCCTGCTCGTGCTGTGCCGCGACGCGAAGGCCATCCTCGCTGCGCTCGGCTTCACCGCGCGCATCAGTGCCGCGCCGACCGGCCAGGGCGCGTGGCTGCTCGCGAAATATGGCAACCGGCGCGTGTTGAAACTCGCATCGCTCGAACAGCGCCTGTCTGCCCTGCCGATGCTCGCCGTGCCCGAAGTCCGCCCGTTCGCCGACTGGTTCACCGGCCTAGGTTGCGAGTGCATCGCCGATCTGCGCCGCCTGCCCCGCGCCGGCTTGCAGCGCCGCTGCGGCGAACATCTGCTCGACTCGCTCGACCGCGCGTTCGGGAGCGCGCCCGAACTGTTCGACTGGCTCGAACTGCCGCCCACGTTCAGCGCGCGCATCGAGATGCCGGACCGGCTCGAACACGCGGATGGCGCGGTGTTCGGCGCGCAGCGGCTGGTCGTGCAGCTGTGCGGCTGGCTGTGCGCGAAACAGCTCGCGGTCACCGGCATTCGCCTGTCGCTCGAACACGAGCGCGGCCGCGCTGCGATCGAGCCGACCACCATCGACGTCGCGCTCGGCGAGCCGAGCTGGCGCGAAGAACATCTGATGCGACTCCTGAAGGAGCGGCTGCATCGTATCGAGCTGAGCGCGCCCGTGATTGCGTTGCGGCTCGATGCGTCGAACGTCGAGTCGGCCGCGCCCGCGTCCGACTCGCTGTTTCCCGAACCGGGCGGCTCGAAGGAGGATCACGAGCGCCTGCTCGAACTGCTGGTCGCGCGGCTCGGCGAAGAGAATGTGCTGAAGCCCGCGCCGAGCGCCGATCATCGTCCGGAGATTGCGAACCGCTGGCTGCCGGTGGCGCAGCCCATCAAGCCCGGCCCGCTGCCGCAGAATCTGCCGCGCCCGACGTGGATGCTCGACACACCCGTGCGTCTGCTGATGCGCCAGCACCGCCCGTTCTATGGCTCGCCGTTGCGCATGGTGTCGCCAGGCGAGCGCATCGAGAGCGGCTGGTTCGACGGCGAGCTCGTCACGCGCGACTACTTCGTCGCGCAGGCGGACGACCAGAGCTGCTACTGGATCTATCGCGAACGCGTGAGCAGCCGCGACGCGGAAGAAGAGCAACGCTGGTTCCTGCATGGCCTGTTCGGCTGA
- the imuA gene encoding translesion DNA synthesis-associated protein ImuA, giving the protein MTAALPAPEAIHPSLWRASQLGAGRGRSVDTGYPALSAELPGGGWPLGALVDLLVQQAGVGELRLLRPALSAVGERPIAFVQPPHTPDGLGLNYIGLSLQQVLRINAPKTADALWSAEQILRAGSCGALIFWAQYAQASSLRRLHLAAQSSETLFIMVRPLATAQDASPALLRLALRPSAEGLTIDIVKRRGPARAEPLSIPLQPTPVLLSRHARLSRRSSAKVAARGLQAEVVA; this is encoded by the coding sequence ATGACAGCCGCCCTGCCCGCACCGGAAGCCATTCACCCGTCCCTGTGGCGGGCGTCCCAGCTTGGCGCGGGCCGCGGCCGCAGCGTCGATACCGGCTATCCGGCCCTGTCGGCGGAATTGCCCGGCGGCGGCTGGCCGCTCGGCGCGCTGGTCGATCTGCTCGTGCAGCAGGCCGGCGTCGGCGAGCTGAGGTTATTGCGGCCGGCGCTCAGCGCCGTCGGCGAGCGTCCAATCGCCTTCGTGCAGCCGCCGCACACGCCGGACGGCCTCGGGCTCAACTACATCGGCCTGTCGCTGCAGCAGGTGCTGCGCATTAATGCGCCGAAAACCGCCGACGCGCTGTGGTCCGCCGAACAGATCCTGCGCGCCGGCAGTTGCGGCGCGCTGATCTTCTGGGCGCAGTACGCGCAGGCGTCGTCGCTGCGCCGTCTGCATCTGGCGGCGCAGTCGTCGGAGACGCTTTTCATCATGGTGCGGCCGCTCGCCACCGCGCAGGACGCGTCGCCCGCGCTGCTGCGGCTCGCGCTCAGGCCATCGGCCGAAGGCCTCACCATCGACATCGTGAAACGACGAGGGCCCGCTCGCGCAGAGCCCCTGTCGATTCCCCTTCAACCCACCCCCGTTCTGCTTTCCCGACATGCGCGTCTTTCTCGCCGTTCATCTGCCAAAGTTGCCGCTCGAGGTCTTCAGGCCGAAGTGGTCGCCTGA
- a CDS encoding GFA family protein, with protein sequence MLRTYLGSCHCQLVKFEARIDFDKGTSKCNCSYCSRLRFWHVQVRREDFRLLSDEAALSEYQGDNPVAHHPFCKRCGVHVFDRIDMPNGTGYPYINVNIMCIDELDLDAALNAPVTYRDGLRNDWGNSPEEIRHL encoded by the coding sequence ATGCTGCGCACGTACCTCGGAAGTTGCCATTGCCAACTCGTGAAGTTCGAAGCTCGCATCGATTTCGACAAGGGCACGTCGAAATGCAATTGCAGCTACTGCAGCAGGCTGCGCTTCTGGCATGTGCAGGTTCGCCGGGAGGACTTTCGTCTGCTTTCCGATGAAGCCGCGCTGAGCGAATATCAGGGTGACAATCCGGTCGCGCATCACCCGTTCTGCAAACGGTGCGGGGTGCACGTATTCGACCGCATCGACATGCCCAACGGCACCGGGTATCCGTATATCAACGTGAACATCATGTGCATCGATGAACTCGATCTCGACGCAGCGCTGAATGCGCCCGTGACCTATCGGGATGGGCTGCGCAACGACTGGGGCAATTCGCCGGAGGAAATCCGGCATCTTTGA
- a CDS encoding GFA family protein — protein sequence MSTPWLGRCLCGAVQYEARGDSLAQLICHCRDCQRASGSAGLPVVVVSAAGFSFNGEIRPYTKIGGSGMPTTRNFCPHCGSLLFATPHHAPDIVTLYAGTLDDPSRFKPEFVQFACERHELDAHQPDIPHHPRRAP from the coding sequence ATGTCGACTCCCTGGCTGGGGCGCTGCCTCTGCGGCGCGGTGCAATACGAAGCTCGCGGCGATTCGCTCGCGCAACTGATCTGCCATTGCCGCGATTGTCAGCGTGCGTCCGGTTCCGCGGGATTGCCGGTCGTCGTGGTGAGCGCCGCGGGCTTTTCGTTCAATGGCGAAATCAGGCCTTATACGAAGATCGGCGGCAGCGGGATGCCCACGACGCGCAACTTCTGCCCTCATTGCGGCAGCCTGCTATTCGCAACACCGCATCACGCGCCGGACATCGTGACGCTCTATGCCGGCACGCTCGACGATCCTTCGCGCTTCAAACCCGAGTTCGTTCAGTTTGCGTGCGAACGTCATGAACTGGACGCCCATCAGCCGGACATTCCCCATCATCCGCGCAGAGCGCCCTGA
- a CDS encoding helix-turn-helix domain-containing protein has product MHQWRIAIAMTALKHSDEPLMSIATRIGYLSDTAFSIAFKRATGISLGRYRVDQRR; this is encoded by the coding sequence ATGCATCAGTGGCGCATCGCCATTGCGATGACGGCCTTGAAGCATTCCGACGAGCCGCTGATGTCGATCGCAACACGCATCGGCTACCTGTCGGATACGGCTTTCAGCATCGCATTCAAGCGCGCGACCGGCATCAGCCTGGGGCGCTATCGCGTCGACCAACGTCGGTAG
- a CDS encoding glyoxalase translates to MSTRILKSMYRCYVETAQLEPTIAFYEMLQQMQCERRLAFPETGIDVAVIAAFIVPAGTQDALAPVRHIESALIVDTLDDFVGPLCALGAGVPDEFHRTPMGRNMAVLHPDGFVAEYFESATWNITVALQRA, encoded by the coding sequence ATGTCGACGCGAATACTGAAGTCGATGTATCGATGCTACGTCGAGACGGCGCAACTCGAGCCGACCATCGCGTTCTACGAGATGTTGCAGCAAATGCAATGCGAACGCCGGCTCGCTTTCCCGGAGACCGGTATCGACGTTGCCGTGATCGCCGCATTCATTGTGCCCGCCGGTACGCAGGACGCGCTTGCTCCAGTTCGGCATATCGAATCGGCACTGATCGTCGATACGCTCGACGATTTCGTCGGGCCGTTGTGTGCGCTCGGCGCCGGTGTGCCCGATGAATTTCATCGAACTCCCATGGGGCGCAATATGGCCGTGCTTCATCCAGATGGTTTCGTCGCCGAATACTTCGAATCCGCGACATGGAACATCACCGTTGCGTTACAACGAGCATGA
- a CDS encoding gamma-glutamylcyclotransferase yields MPRDLKHLASGYELTREHLAQGTLLHALRADPPAGLKLRSDAELERTLQVVLDAHESARDLHVFGYGSLMWNPALEVVETSVARVHGWHRGFCLRMIFGRGTPEEPGAMLGLDRGGACNGLLYRIDAAKVEAELRLLWRREMLAGAYDARWVPATVDDRHIRALTFVVNRAHDRYIGGCPIHHVAHLIRTGRGPLGTSRAYFDETTLTLERLGLRDTGIERLRRAIGDADVAEAAG; encoded by the coding sequence ATGCCCCGCGATCTGAAACACCTCGCTTCCGGCTACGAGCTGACGCGCGAACACCTGGCGCAGGGCACGCTGCTACACGCGTTGCGAGCGGACCCGCCGGCCGGTCTGAAGTTGCGCAGCGACGCGGAGCTCGAACGGACGCTGCAGGTGGTGCTCGACGCTCACGAGTCCGCGCGGGACCTTCACGTGTTCGGCTACGGCTCGCTGATGTGGAATCCGGCGCTCGAGGTCGTCGAGACCAGCGTTGCACGCGTGCACGGCTGGCATCGCGGCTTCTGCCTGCGAATGATCTTCGGACGCGGCACGCCCGAAGAGCCCGGCGCGATGCTTGGGCTCGACCGCGGCGGCGCGTGCAACGGCCTGCTATACCGGATCGATGCCGCGAAGGTCGAGGCCGAGTTGCGATTGCTGTGGCGGCGCGAGATGCTGGCCGGCGCATACGACGCGCGCTGGGTTCCGGCGACGGTCGACGATCGCCACATCCGGGCGCTGACGTTCGTCGTCAACCGCGCGCACGATCGCTATATCGGTGGCTGTCCGATCCATCATGTCGCACACCTGATCCGCACGGGACGTGGGCCGCTCGGCACCTCACGCGCGTACTTCGACGAAACCACGTTGACGCTCGAACGTCTCGGCTTGCGCGATACGGGCATCGAACGCCTGCGGCGCGCAATCGGCGACGCTGACGTCGCTGAAGCCGCCGGGTAG